Within the Candidatus Culexarchaeum yellowstonense genome, the region GTTGTACCCTCACTCATAGCCTCAATCATAACAGCAGCATCATTGGAGTGATCTGGATGAGCATGCGAAACAATTATCCCATTTATTTTACGTGGATCCAAACCCATCTCAATCGAGTAAACCAATGCCCCTGGACCAGGATCCAAATGCACATTAGACTTAGAACTAATAATCCTAATTCCACCAGTCCTCCTCTTCTGAGTTGCCATTGAAAACCTTCCACCACCAGTCCCAAGGAAAACTATCTCAATAGACAAATCAATCACAATTAAATTTATGAATTAAAAATATGAATAATAGCTTTACCATTATATATGGTGGTGGAAATCCATGAATAAAGATGAGATTTACGAGAAATGCTACAATGAGATAATGGGGAGAGTTAAAGGCAAAGAGATTGTGGAGAGGATGAGGATAGTTTGCGAAGTTATGAAGAGGAATATCCCATACTACTTCTGGGTTGGATTCTACATTCCAAGAGAGGGATATCTGGAGCTAGGTCCCTCAATGGGTCCCCCTGCATGTGCAAGAATAGCATACACGGGGGTATGTGGGACAGCATATAGACGTAAGGAAACAATAGTGGTTCCAGATGTGGATAAGTTTCCAGGGCACATAGTGTGCGATCCGAGATCTAAATCCGAAATATCAGCGCCAGTATTCAATTCAAAGGGGGAGGTAATAGCTGTATTCGATGTCGATAGCGATCAGCTGGGAAGCTTTGACGAGAAAGATAAAGTGTGGGTTGAAAAGATATTGAGGGAAGTCTTCACAGAACTTTAGATGGAATCATCATACGCGACGCACAGCCCTACTCCACACTAATTCATTTTTGAAGGTATAGTTCAGGTCTCCTTTGAGACAGTAATGGTAGACTTCTCCTAACATCATTCAATCTATCAACGCTTATATCACCATGTATCATTACACCCTCACGTTCACCAGCATCAGCAAGCACCACGCCATATGGGTCAACTATACAACTCCTACCGCAAAATCTCGGCTGGGTTTGATTTGCCATAACAACATAAATTCCATTCTCTATGGCTCTAGCCAAAATCATAGTTAATAGATGAACCTCCTTTAAAACCCCACTATACCATGCTGAAGAGACGCAAAGTAGAGTGCATCCATCAATAGCTAGGCTTCTGGCAGCCTCTGGAAAACGAACATCATAACATATTAAAAGACCAACATTGAAATCACCCAATCTAACAGGTTTAGCCAAAGAATCTCCAGGAACTATGTAATCAGATTCCCTAACATTAAATGCATCGAAGAGATGTGTTTTACGATAAACTGAAAGTACTTCACCAGAACTGGATATTAAAACTGAGGTGTCATAAACCCTCCCAGCCTTATCATTGGACTTCTCAGAAAAATTCACAACAACATTTACATTACAATCCCTCGCTGAACGCCTAATTTCACCTAAAAATCCTCCATCAATATACTCCGAATGCTTCAATGAATCCTTATCCAATGGGAAGAACATGGAATACTCGGGGAAAACGACAAGTTCAATACCAAGTTTAGATGCATACTCAATGTAGCTCAAAATCCTCTTAAGATTCTCATCCTTAGATCTACTGGCATTAAATTGTACAGATGCAACACGCATATAAATTCCACTAATTACACTTATATTTACTTAGAAAAATAAGTTTATTGTGATACCCATGAGGATCCTATTAATCCATGCTGAAAAGTTTTGGTGGAAGGTTACAAAACCTGTCAAAATACCCATCAGAGACGAATTAACGAATGAGAATAGTGAGGGGGAGGAGGAAAACGTTCTAGTAGCCTTCACATGTGTAGAATCAATAGATGAGGAGAGAATTGAGGATAAATGTTTGAAAGCGGTTGAATCAATAATGGAGGTATCCTCAAGGATAGGGGTGAAGAAAGTCATAGTATACCCATATGCACATTTATCCAATCAATTGGGAGACTTAGAAGTAACAGTTAAGGCTCTGAGGATTATTACGCAAAATTTAATGGATAAGGGGTATCAAGTAAAACAATCGCCATTTGGTTATTATAAGGAATTCATGTTGCACTGTAAAGGACACCCATTATCAGAATCCCTTAGAGTAATATGAAGGAAGCCACAAATAAAAAGAATGGGTGTTGAAGCAGTCAATTAAAGATCACAATTTAGTTCACTCAACCTTTATCTCGTATCCCTCTTCCCTTCGACCCTTCTCCTTCTCCAATTTCAACTCTAAAACGCCATTCTTATAGCTTGCTTTAGCATTCTCCTTCTTAACCTTAGCGGGCAATGTTATCTCCTTATAATACTTCCTATCCCCTGTTTGAGCGCTGACGATGAGCCTATCACCATCAATCCTAATCTTTATATCCTCCTTATTCACTCCAGGCATCTCCACAATCACAGTTACAGTCTTCTCATCCTCATAAACGTCTGCCAGAGGCTCCCTCTCCTCCTCAATTGTTGGTTTACCGTAAAACTTCTTAACATTACCAAACTCCTTGATTGTGGGTTTACCATCGGGTCCTATGCTTATTGAGAATCCATATATGAATGGCCCCCTAATCCCCCTCTTCTCCAAATCCTCAAATTCCCTTTCAATTTGATCGAAGAGCTCGTATGGTGTGGGTATGGAGAATCTCCTATTAATCTCCTCAAAGAATTCCCTAAACCACTTGTCAAAGGGATCCTCCCATCCTTCCCATCTCCTCTTGCTAGACATTTATCATCACCAATTAATATGTTAATGAACCTGTTGGATAAATATTTAGCTACTATTATTGTTGCGGCCGCCACTATCCCTACCCACAGCCTCAACGACAACTTCCTCACTGATCTGTGTGGTGTAAAGTTTGTAGTAGAATCCTTGTTTACGCATAAGTTCTTCATGGGTACCTTCCTCCTCAATTACACCATTATGTAATACTATTATTCTATCCCAATCCCTAGCCAACGTCAATCTATGGGCAATTATTATTGCAGTCCTATTTTCAAGGAGCTTCCTTATGGCATATTTAATCATATACTCGGTTTTCGGGTCAACGGCGCTGAGAGCTTCATCTAAAACCAATATTGGTGGATCTTTAAGCATAGCCCTAGCAAAGGATATCAATTGCCTCTCACCAGTGGATAGCTTCCTACCAGCCTCACCAGCATCAGTATTATATCCCTTTGGAAGCCTCATAATGAATTCATGGATTCCAAGCCTCTTGCAAACATCGATAACCTCATCATCAGTGGCACCAGGCTTACCAACCCTAATATTATCCATTATAGTACCCCTGAATAGGAATGTATCCTGTGGAACAAATGCTATCTGCCTCCTAAGAGACTCCTGTTTAACCCTCCTAATATCAATACCATCAATAGTTATCGAGCCGCTCGTAACATCATAGAATCTGGCAAGCAGATATACAAGGGTAGTTTTCCCAGAGCCTGTGGGTCCAACTATGGCAAGCTTCTCACCGGGCTTAATATGAAGATTGATGTTCTTAAGTACAGGAATGCCCTTAACATACTCGAACCATACATTCTCATACTTAATTTCCCCCTTAACCCTTGGAAGTTCGATGGCGTCGGGAGCATCCTTAACATCCACCTCACTCTCCAAAACATTGAATATTCTTTCGGAAGCAGCCAATGCAGATTGCAACATATCGTAGAAGTTGGTTAACTGCATTATTGGACCCATAAACCTAGTTACGTAAGCTAAGAATGCTACAAGTACACCAACTTCAAGCCTACCTTGAGCACTTAGAACCCCGCCATAAAACAAGACTACAATTGTGCCAATATTACCAACAAAGTTTATTGTGGGCCAGAATATGGCCATCAGCTTTCCAGCTTGAAGTTGGGCTTCAAAATGCTCAGTGGCACTCATCTGAAATCTAGATTGAGAATCCTCTTCCCTACCGAAGGCTTGAATAACCCTAATACCGGAAACACTCTCCTGAACCCTAACAGTTACTTCAGCTATCTTCTCCCTAGTTCTACGATAAGCCTTCCTAAACCTATGGCTGAAGACGTACGCTATAAATAGCATTACAGGTAATGTCAGTAGCGTTACTAATGTTAATGGAACATTTAAAAGGTACATGGCAATGACGACGCCAATTAATGAGAATATATCACTAATGATGTTGAATACCCCTGAAATAAATGATTCCCTCAATACAGAAGTATCATTTATTACAATGGATATTAAGTCTCCAGCCCTCCTATTATCATGATACTTGAAGGATTGAAACATTATTTTCTCCATCAACCTATTCCTCAAATCATAAATCATCCTTTGGCCAACCCATGATATCGCATACCCTTGAACTGCCATCGCAATCCAATTACCAACCATAACCAAGAGGTATAGCATTGATATCTGTAGTAAACCATTCATGTCTCCAACCATTATGTAATTGTCGATGGCTAAACCCAAGAGATATGGGGAGAATAAACTTGTAATAGAAGATAATATCACACATGCAACTATCACGAAAATTGCAAACTTATATGGAAGCATATATTTAAGCAGCTTCCTCAAAAGTATGCTGGCAGGGGTTTCAGCCTTCTCGCCACCATATCCCCACATACCATGAGGCCCGCCGAACCCCATCACACACCACCATCCTTACTTCCAACAGCCTCAGCTTCAACTTCACTTAAAAGCTTCTCCAATTCAGCCTTCTGCTTTGCATAGAGCTCAACATATATGCTGTAGTATAATCCACGTTTAGCCATTAACTCATCATGAGTGCCCTCCTCAACCACTTTACCATCATCTAAAACAATAATCCTATCAGCCAACATTATTAGTGGAAGCCTCTGTGTAACTATGAAGACTGTGTGATCTTTAAGTATACCCTTAATATCATCAATAAACTCCTTCTCTGTTCTAGCATCAAGATTAGATGTTGGATCATCCAAAATTATTATCTTTGCACCAGCCACCAACGCTCTAGCTATCGTCAACCTCTGCTTCTGCCCACCAGAAAGGGTTACACCCCTCTCACCGATCAACGAATCATAACCATTGGGTAGGGATGCTATGAAGTCATGTATCTTAGCAATTTTCGCCGCTTTAACAATTTCATCCATGGAAGCTTCAGGCTTAGCCAATGCAATGTTATCCTTAAATGAACCGGCGAATAAGAATGGCTCCTGCGAAACTATAGCCACTTGCCTCCTAAGAGACTTCAACTTCACATCCCTAACATCATAACCATCAATCTTAACACTTCCTTGCCAAACATCATAGAATCTTGGAATCAAACTTATCAATGTACTCTTACCAGAACCAGTTCTACCAATAATTGCAACCTTCTCACCAGGCTTAACATGCAAATTAACACCCTTCAAAATTGGTTTATCCTTAACATAACCAAACCACACATTTTCAAATGTAACTTCACCCTTAATTGGTGGAAGCTCAATGGCATTAGGCTTCTCATAAACCTCTGGAACTCTGTCAATAATGTCGAATAGACGTTTAGCTGAAGTCATTGCTATGGAAAACATTCCAACGAAGTTTCCCACAAATGTTACTGGCCTCATTAAGAGTAAAGTGTAAGTGTTAAATGCAGCCAAACCTCCAACGGTGAAAGAACCATTAATTATATCTAAACCACCCACGTAAAGTATTGTGATATTAGCTAAAACCAGAAGTAAAATCCCCAATCTACCATATATTGCATCCACCTTAGCTATACGAACATACAATGAAAATAGCTTATCATTTTCAGTGACAAAAGCGTTTATCCTCTCCTTTTCAACAGATAATGACTTCACGGTCCTATATCCAGTAATATTATTGTCAGTTATTGACGCAAGAATACCAAGCTGGTTTCTCGCCTCCATATTCAATGGTCTGACAATCATATTGTATCGAATGCTGGCCAACATAATCCCAAGCATATAGAATCCAACGATCACAGATAGCTTCGGATTCATACTCCACATATACCCAATAGTTAATGATGCTAAGAAGACTGTTGAAATGAGATTTCTAAGTGGGAATGATAGGAATCGGGCAATCCTCTCAACATCGTCGGTGATCCTTGAAACAAGTTGTCCCACTGGAACTTCGTCGAAGAAGGAGAATGACTGTCTCTGAACTGCTTTAAATACATCATTCCTGAAATCTAGGGCAGCTTTCTGTGAAAACACGGTGCTATAATACCGTTCGAAGAAGGTTGCTACACTGGAAAGTAGGCTTACAACCAAAATTAAGATTACATATGAGAGGACTGTTTGGAAATCTCCCTTCATAATTCCATTATCAATGGCGCTGCGCATGAATGATGGAGCTATTGTTGTCAATTCAGAGCCTATGAACATTGCAATTATACATGTTAGGAAAGCCTTCCAAGATCGCTTTATATATGGAGTTAATCTAATGAAGGTTTTAATTGAAACATATTTCTCAGTATCCTTCTTCATCCCTAGACTCCCTTCCCATTTTGATATTGAAATTCGAATTAAAGATTATAACAGATAGTTTAAAGTGGGATATAAATGTTTTGTAAGTCAATTCAGTCCATAATTTGATGAAGATAGGATCCACCATACTTATAGGCTATGGAGCATGAGCCTTCGGAGGAGACCATGCAGGGACCCACAGGATTCTCTGGGGTACAAGCTTTAGCGAAGAGTGGACATTCCCAAGGCATTATCAACCCCCTAAGGACGTCACCACATCTACATCCAGGAGGCATGGTATAGTCAGCTTCAACCTCAACATCAAACCTAGCCCTAGCATCAAAACTCGAGAATTCATCCTTCAATTCCAATCCAGATTTAGATATGAATCCAATACCACGCCAATATGCATCTGAAACCTTGAAAACAGTATTCATTAACTCAATGGCCTTAACATTCCCCTCAAATCTAACTGCACGCGTATACTCATTCTTAACAGTATAATCACCATCATTGATCATGTCTATGAGCATTGCAACTCCCATAAGCACATCCAGAGGCTCAAATCCAGCTATAACCATTGGAACCCTCTTGGAGTATGCTATATCCAAGTATGGTTTAACACCAATTATCGTTGAAACATGCCCTGGACATATGAAACCATCAATCCTAACTTCACCGAGATTTAATAGGTATAGCATTGCTGGGGGGATGAGCAGATGCGTTGGAATTATTGAAAAGTTCTTCGGGGGATTCGATAATAGCATGGCTGCAGTGGATGGGGCAGTAGTCTCAAAACCTATGGCGAAATGCACAACCTCAAAATTCGGATTCCTCCTAGCAAACTCCACAGCATCATTTATACTGTAAACCACCTGAACCCTCCCACCCATACCCTTAGAATCCATGAGGGAAAACTTTGACCCCTTAACCCTAAACATATCCCCAAACGTTGTCACCAAAACATTATCCATAAGAGACAATTTAACTGCCAAATCAATGTTAACTGGAGATGCAACACAAACTGGGCATCCAGGTCCAGCCCTCAAATCAACTTTCGGTATCAGCGACCTTATACCTGAATGCGTTATGGTGTATTCATGTGTACCGCATACATGCATAATAACGTATCTATCCCTACTGCAATGCTCATTTATATACTCAGCCGCCTTCAAAGCTAAACTCCTATCCCTAAGAATCATATGTGAATCCAAAGATCACTCCACTCCAAAATTAAGCCAACTCAGGTCTCTTAAGTTTAATTCGAACTTCCCTCAGCCTTTCACCTATAGTTTTAACGAAATCCTCAGGAAGCTTTTGGAATATTGGTTCAGGCTTATTTATTATGTGCCCCTCCATTAAATTGGCCTTTGAAGCTTCATCCCAACTAACATTGTGGACTGAGCCGCTTAAATTCAAGTATTCCCAAACCTTCTCAGCAGAGTGTGGCATGAATGGAGCCATGAGTATTGCAAGCGACTTAACAACGTTCGCAGCAACCCACATGGTTGTGGATGCAGACATATAATCCTCCTTAATAGACTTCCAGGGGGCCTTATCATTCAAATACTGATTCCCAGCTGAGGAAAATTCCAGTAAAGCTTCAGCTGCAGACTTCAATTTAAAATTCTCAATCAAAGATCCAATATTCTTGGGGGCGAAGCTCAACTTGAATAGCATAGACTTATCATTATCATCGAAATCGTATGCCTTTGGAATCTTTGCATCAAACCTACTATATATGAAGCTTAGAGTTCTATGAATGAAGTTCCCAAGATTATCATTCAACTCAGAATTCACAATCCTATAGAATGAATCCCAAGTGAAATTTAGATCCCTAGTTTCAGGTCTCATCAAAATCAATGCAAACCTCCAGTAATCTGCAGGGGCTATCTCAAGAGCCTCATCGATCCAAACACCAACCCCCCTACTCTTACTGAAGGTTTGGCCCTCAAACATTAAGAATTCCACTGAGGATATCTGCCATGGCAAAACGTACCCCTCACCCGAAGCCATTAGCATTGCTGGAAGTATTATGGCGTGAAAGGGGATGTTATCCTTCCCAATGAAGAAGACAGTTTTAGAATCACCATCAACCCAATATTTAAGCCACTCATCCTCACATCCCTTCCTATGGAAGTACTCCTTAGTGGCTGATAAGTATCCCAGCAGAGCTTCAAACCAAACATATATAGTTTTCCCAGAAGCCCCTGGAAATGGTGCAGGTATACCCCAAGAATTATCCCTAGTCACAGATCTAGCCTTCAACCCCTCCTTAAACCACATCTTACAATAATTCTTAACACTATCAGAGAATAGGTTATGCTTCATAACGAATTCCATAAGCTTATCGGAAAGCTTTGGGAGATCGAAGAACCAGTGCTTAGTATTTTTAATAACTGGTTTAGAACCGCAGAAGACGCAGTGTGGATCTATAAGATCCAACGGGTCTAGTATCCTATTACATGAGGGGCATTGATCACCCCTAGCCCTAGGCTCACCGCAATATGGGCATACACCCTCAATAAACCTATCCGGTAGGAAAATGTTGCAATTCGGACAGAAGGGAAGTGAAACCTCCTTCTCATATATGTATCCATTCTCATACAGTTTCATGAAGAAGTTCTGCACAAAATTTATGTGTATCTCATTCTCAGTCCTAGTATAATTATCATAGCTAACGCCAAGCCTCTCATACAATTTAACAACATAATCATGAAGTTGATCTGTAAGCTTCTTAGGGTGAATTCCAAGCTTCCTAGCTTCAACCTCAATGGGCGTACCATGCTCATCAGAACCACTAACAAAAACCACATCCTCACCCTTAGCCCTAAGATACCTTGCAAAGACATCTGGGGACACTATACATGCAACCATAGTACCAAGATGTGGAAACGCGT harbors:
- a CDS encoding GAF domain-containing protein, which encodes MNKDEIYEKCYNEIMGRVKGKEIVERMRIVCEVMKRNIPYYFWVGFYIPREGYLELGPSMGPPACARIAYTGVCGTAYRRKETIVVPDVDKFPGHIVCDPRSKSEISAPVFNSKGEVIAVFDVDSDQLGSFDEKDKVWVEKILREVFTEL
- a CDS encoding carbon-nitrogen hydrolase family protein, coding for MRVASVQFNASRSKDENLKRILSYIEYASKLGIELVVFPEYSMFFPLDKDSLKHSEYIDGGFLGEIRRSARDCNVNVVVNFSEKSNDKAGRVYDTSVLISSSGEVLSVYRKTHLFDAFNVRESDYIVPGDSLAKPVRLGDFNVGLLICYDVRFPEAARSLAIDGCTLLCVSSAWYSGVLKEVHLLTMILARAIENGIYVVMANQTQPRFCGRSCIVDPYGVVLADAGEREGVMIHGDISVDRLNDVRRSLPLLSQRRPELYLQK
- the hypD gene encoding hydrogenase formation protein HypD translates to MDSHMILRDRSLALKAAEYINEHCSRDRYVIMHVCGTHEYTITHSGIRSLIPKVDLRAGPGCPVCVASPVNIDLAVKLSLMDNVLVTTFGDMFRVKGSKFSLMDSKGMGGRVQVVYSINDAVEFARRNPNFEVVHFAIGFETTAPSTAAMLLSNPPKNFSIIPTHLLIPPAMLYLLNLGEVRIDGFICPGHVSTIIGVKPYLDIAYSKRVPMVIAGFEPLDVLMGVAMLIDMINDGDYTVKNEYTRAVRFEGNVKAIELMNTVFKVSDAYWRGIGFISKSGLELKDEFSSFDARARFDVEVEADYTMPPGCRCGDVLRGLIMPWECPLFAKACTPENPVGPCMVSSEGSCSIAYKYGGSYLHQIMD
- the metG gene encoding methionine--tRNA ligase — encoded protein: MGRWVVCAAWPYVNAFPHLGTMVACIVSPDVFARYLRAKGEDVVFVSGSDEHGTPIEVEARKLGIHPKKLTDQLHDYVVKLYERLGVSYDNYTRTENEIHINFVQNFFMKLYENGYIYEKEVSLPFCPNCNIFLPDRFIEGVCPYCGEPRARGDQCPSCNRILDPLDLIDPHCVFCGSKPVIKNTKHWFFDLPKLSDKLMEFVMKHNLFSDSVKNYCKMWFKEGLKARSVTRDNSWGIPAPFPGASGKTIYVWFEALLGYLSATKEYFHRKGCEDEWLKYWVDGDSKTVFFIGKDNIPFHAIILPAMLMASGEGYVLPWQISSVEFLMFEGQTFSKSRGVGVWIDEALEIAPADYWRFALILMRPETRDLNFTWDSFYRIVNSELNDNLGNFIHRTLSFIYSRFDAKIPKAYDFDDNDKSMLFKLSFAPKNIGSLIENFKLKSAAEALLEFSSAGNQYLNDKAPWKSIKEDYMSASTTMWVAANVVKSLAILMAPFMPHSAEKVWEYLNLSGSVHNVSWDEASKANLMEGHIINKPEPIFQKLPEDFVKTIGERLREVRIKLKRPELA
- a CDS encoding Hsp20/alpha crystallin family protein encodes the protein MSSKRRWEGWEDPFDKWFREFFEEINRRFSIPTPYELFDQIEREFEDLEKRGIRGPFIYGFSISIGPDGKPTIKEFGNVKKFYGKPTIEEEREPLADVYEDEKTVTVIVEMPGVNKEDIKIRIDGDRLIVSAQTGDRKYYKEITLPAKVKKENAKASYKNGVLELKLEKEKGRREEGYEIKVE
- a CDS encoding ABC transporter ATP-binding protein/permease, translating into MGFGGPHGMWGYGGEKAETPASILLRKLLKYMLPYKFAIFVIVACVILSSITSLFSPYLLGLAIDNYIMVGDMNGLLQISMLYLLVMVGNWIAMAVQGYAISWVGQRMIYDLRNRLMEKIMFQSFKYHDNRRAGDLISIVINDTSVLRESFISGVFNIISDIFSLIGVVIAMYLLNVPLTLVTLLTLPVMLFIAYVFSHRFRKAYRRTREKIAEVTVRVQESVSGIRVIQAFGREEDSQSRFQMSATEHFEAQLQAGKLMAIFWPTINFVGNIGTIVVLFYGGVLSAQGRLEVGVLVAFLAYVTRFMGPIMQLTNFYDMLQSALAASERIFNVLESEVDVKDAPDAIELPRVKGEIKYENVWFEYVKGIPVLKNINLHIKPGEKLAIVGPTGSGKTTLVYLLARFYDVTSGSITIDGIDIRRVKQESLRRQIAFVPQDTFLFRGTIMDNIRVGKPGATDDEVIDVCKRLGIHEFIMRLPKGYNTDAGEAGRKLSTGERQLISFARAMLKDPPILVLDEALSAVDPKTEYMIKYAIRKLLENRTAIIIAHRLTLARDWDRIIVLHNGVIEEEGTHEELMRKQGFYYKLYTTQISEEVVVEAVGRDSGGRNNNSS
- a CDS encoding threonyl-tRNA synthetase editing domain-containing protein gives rise to the protein MRILLIHAEKFWWKVTKPVKIPIRDELTNENSEGEEENVLVAFTCVESIDEERIEDKCLKAVESIMEVSSRIGVKKVIVYPYAHLSNQLGDLEVTVKALRIITQNLMDKGYQVKQSPFGYYKEFMLHCKGHPLSESLRVI
- a CDS encoding ABC transporter ATP-binding protein/permease — protein: MKKDTEKYVSIKTFIRLTPYIKRSWKAFLTCIIAMFIGSELTTIAPSFMRSAIDNGIMKGDFQTVLSYVILILVVSLLSSVATFFERYYSTVFSQKAALDFRNDVFKAVQRQSFSFFDEVPVGQLVSRITDDVERIARFLSFPLRNLISTVFLASLTIGYMWSMNPKLSVIVGFYMLGIMLASIRYNMIVRPLNMEARNQLGILASITDNNITGYRTVKSLSVEKERINAFVTENDKLFSLYVRIAKVDAIYGRLGILLLVLANITILYVGGLDIINGSFTVGGLAAFNTYTLLLMRPVTFVGNFVGMFSIAMTSAKRLFDIIDRVPEVYEKPNAIELPPIKGEVTFENVWFGYVKDKPILKGVNLHVKPGEKVAIIGRTGSGKSTLISLIPRFYDVWQGSVKIDGYDVRDVKLKSLRRQVAIVSQEPFLFAGSFKDNIALAKPEASMDEIVKAAKIAKIHDFIASLPNGYDSLIGERGVTLSGGQKQRLTIARALVAGAKIIILDDPTSNLDARTEKEFIDDIKGILKDHTVFIVTQRLPLIMLADRIIVLDDGKVVEEGTHDELMAKRGLYYSIYVELYAKQKAELEKLLSEVEAEAVGSKDGGV